A part of Cryptococcus neoformans var. neoformans JEC21 chromosome 4 sequence genomic DNA contains:
- a CDS encoding nucleoside transporter: protein MSTNLESETSFDKANNTTGVRVLPIFEGEPALGHVPTSRRNKFKSVMKSLVTKDGWLGNYDYGALMIPYIPYITKKQNKELPFYGVNERLPHLLLFLLGLQHALAMVGGLVTPPLLLAGPAGANLGTEAQLYLVSACLIWCGIGTCIQVSRVKIWKTNYYFGTGLISVTGTSFAFANVALSWLSQAYADGTCSYAEDGVTKLPCPDEFGAILGTATLTGIFAIGLAFVPPKAIRKAFPPLITGTMLMFIGAALVSSGVNNWAGGSGTTCASDHTVKCVAGTREEYWGSASFIGLGFSCFAVIVLCELFGSAFMKSASVFFGLIVGMVIAAATGYFDKGTITSAPAGNFLWVHTFKLSLRGQLVLPMIAAWAVIIAETIGNVTASSDVSRLEISGEGFMSRVQGGMLADSIMATIAGLATVPPLTTFSQNSGVIALTRNASRSSGYMCAFILFLMGIIGKFGAIFCAAPSSVIGGFTTFLFGAVTTSGVRVLAYCKWTRRDRFIATVGIALGMASLCVPDWFSYFFTYTGSNDGKRGLLQAIVLIVEEPYLISALVMIFLNLCIADEFPEEGSSSTEEQKREWNEPIPLAGGPSGILHHTTSSLSVEREREAEGVELRD, encoded by the exons ATGTCGACTAATCTCGAATCGGAAACCTCTTTCGACAAGGCCAACAACACCACCGGAGTTCGGGTCCTTCCCATATTTGAAGGTGAACCAGCCCTTGGCCACGTTCCAACCTCAAGGAGAAACAAGTTCAAATCGGTCATGAAGTCTTTGGTTACCAAAGATGGATGGTTAGGCAACTAT GATTATGGGGCTCTCATGATCCCTTACATTCCCTATATCACCAAGAAGCAGAACAAGGAACTGCCATTCTACGGCGTTAACGAGAGacttccccatctcctcttatTCCTCTTGGGTCTTCAACA TGCTCTTGCCATGGTTGGTGGTCTCGTTACcccccctcttcttctcgccgGTCCTGCGGGTGCCAACCTCGGTACCGAGGCTCAGCTCTACCTCGTCTCTGCTTGTCTTATCTGGTGTGGTATCGGTACATGTATCCAGGTCAGCCGTGTCAAAATTTGGAAAACCAATTACTACTTTGGAACTGGTTTGATCTCTGTTACT GGTActtcttttgcctttgccaACGTCGCTCTCTCCTGGTTGTCTCAAGCA TACGCCGATGGTACTTGCTCTTATGCTGAAGATGGTGTCACCAAACTTCCATGTCCTGACGAGTTTGGAGCCATCCTCGGTACAGCCACTCTCACCGGTATTTTTGCTATCGGTCTCGCCTTTGTCCCTCCCAAGGCTATTCGAAAGGCCTTTCCTCCGCTTATTACAGGTACCATGCTCATGTTTATTGGCGCTGCTCTTGTCTCTTCGGGTGTCAATAACTGGGCTGGTGGCTCCGGTACTACCTGCGCGTCTGACCACACTGTCAAATGTGTGGCTGGTACCAGGGAGGAGTATTGGGGTTCCGCTTCCTTTATCGGTCTTGGTTTCTCTTGTTTCGCCGTCATCGTCCTTTGTGAGCTTTTTGGTTCAGCTTTTATGAAGTCGGCCTCTGTCTTCTTTGGTCTTATCGTCGGTATGGTCATCGCCGCTGCCACTGGTTACTTTGACAAGGGTACTATTACCAGCGCTCCTGCCGGTAATTTCCTTTGGGTTCACACTTTCAAACTGTCTTTGCGCGGTCAACTTGTCTTACCTATGATTGCTGCTTGGGCCGTCATCATTGCTGAGACCATCGGTAATGTCACCGCAAG CTCCGACGTCTCTCGCTTAGAAATTTCGGGTGAAGGCTTTATGTCCCGGGTTCAGGGCGGTATGCTTGCAGACTCTATCATGGCCACCATTGCCGGTCTCGCCACTGTCCCACCTCTTACTACCTTTTCCCAAAACTCTGGTGTCATCGCCCTTACTCGAAATGCTTCTCGTTCTTCCGGTTACATGTGTGCTTTCATCTTATTCTTGATGGGTATCATTGGTAAATTCGGTGCCATATTCTGTGCTGCCCCCAGCTCTGTCATTGGCGGtttcaccaccttcctGTTTGGCGCTGTCACTACCTCTGGTGTCCGAGTCCTGGCCTACTGCAAGTGGACTCGACGAGACCGATTTATTGCTACTGTTGGTATCGCCCTCGGTATGGCGAGCTTGTGTGTGCCCGATTGGTTCAGCTACTTTTTTACTTACACCGGTTCCAATG ACGGTAAGAGGGGTCTGCTCCAAGCCATTGTCCTCATCGTCGAAGAGCCTTACCTCATCTCTGCCTTGGTCATGATCTTTCTCAACCTCTGTATCGCCGACGAGTTCCCTGAGGAAGGATCTTCCTCTACCGAAGAACAGAAACGGGAATGGAACGAACCAATTCCCCTTGCGGGCGGCCCTTCCGGTATTTTGCACCAtaccacttcttctttgtctgtcgagcgggagagggaagcTGAAGGTGTTGAGCTTAGAGATTAG
- a CDS encoding oxidoreductase, putative, which produces MSVPCISLHDFDERRDEVIKELMDASMNVGFFTLCNHGISPEDVQAAFDLSRRFFALPDEIKIKTPLNGRNAGWEKNTQVRPSTGTADQKESMQLQFARMEGLWPSDEDVPGFRTRAEKFMNQIQALSIKVMECFADGLGLPHDIFTENTVERGENDCQNVLRLLHYHSIEDKQFGPNFWRAGAHADFDILTMLFQRDGEGGLEVCPGRKVVGDFGMGQTWIPVEARQDRIVCNIGDQLMRWSDDQLKSTYHRVRLPEGNESKGPRYSIAFFNQSRINTVIQGPQKKYPPITGGKFIAEAMAKNRMQSADIARRVALETGENFATEVHFVPKHLQVVA; this is translated from the exons ATGTCTGTCCCTTGTATCAGCCTTCATGATTTTGATGAGAGGCGAGATGAGGTCATCAAAGAGCTCATGGACGCTTCTATGAATGTCGGTTTCTT TACCCTCTGCAACCACGGCATCTCTCCAGAGGACGTCCAAGCCGCTTTCGACCTCTCCCGCAGATTCTTTGCCCTCCCCGACGAAATCAAAATTAAAACCCCGCTTAACGGCAGGAACGCtggatgggagaagaacaCCCAAGTTCGACCATCGACTGGTACTGCCGACCAGAAAGAATCTATGCAGCTGCAGTTTGCGAGGATGGAGGGGCTCTGGCCaagtgatgaggatgttcCCGGGTTCAGGACTAGGGCTGAGAAGTTTATGAATCAGATTCAAGC TCTCTCTATCAAGGTAATGGAATGTTTTGCCGACGGTCTCGGTCTTCCCCATGATATTTTCACAGAAAATACCGTCGAACGCGGCGAGAACGACTGCCAAAACGTCCTTCGTCTTTTGCACTACCACTCTATCGAAGACAAGCAGTTTGGTCCCAACTTCTGGCGAGCGGGTGCCCATGCCGACTTTGACATTCTCACCATG CTCTTCCAGCGCGACGGCGAAGGTGGCCTCGAAGTTTGCCCCGGCCGAAAAGTCGTAGGTGACTTCGGTATGGGCCAAACTTGGATCCCCGTTGAGGCTCGACAAGATAGGATTGTGTGTAACATTGGAGATCAACTTATGAGGTGGAGCGATGATCAATTGAAGTCAACTTATCACCGTGTGAGGTTGCCGGAGGGTAATGAGAGTAAGGGCCCTAG GTATTCTATTGCATTCTTCAACCAAAGCAGGATCAACACCGTTATCCAAGGCCCTCAAAAGAAATATCCCCCAATC ACCGGCGGCAAATTCATTGCAGAAGCCATGGCTAAAAATCGTATGCAATCCGCTGACATTGCTCGTCGAGTCGCGTTGGAAACTGGCGAAAACTTTGCGACAGAGGTGCATTTCGTCCCCAAACACCTGCAGGTTGTTGCTTAA
- a CDS encoding fungal Zn(2)-Cys(6) binuclear cluster domain-containing protein, putative — MEETKLVKISQRPTKSCTECMRRKTRCSKVIPCEPCSKRGVAHLCRQESQFGPPIPSPNAEIDALKDALVGEINDLKRRISQLEKFEGKRREYPSLGNSEREEEGDTEAATTLEFMALGLDRRLELQDQPKKADAGPTPSPSSSSFSSAKQPDVTPGPSRSHLLKESRLPLPENIYNALLPQEVAIPVFNFHTTNVYWQHACIYAKDFEAQVEEFYKLAKNGECNKVDESWIALFFVLQAISVHQMTDKYAEACNLGSVVIRQQFITTVMDAAMTALHHASFLSRPSMFTCQAIAILGLCGHNVCDSDLLSSLLAIGIKHAQTLGLHTLAKRRRGMSTVDLEMGRRVWWSLAMEDWYAIPFRGVWSIHMDQFDTPLPSNCKDEDLQNDDYYTNRPLSVVAISSKLQFSARIASIIQSTFDRLRHTPSHETAPLASMAAKELTELISQLPSPSPSQPPWARDMRYYLRISSYHKIIIIYRACLSRHNAGSLSERRAMQRQCVLAAEAIIDELHSSSPSGSPSEERIELPLLWTVPYHVLASCVVLSLDMIERHGENPEIERQRLIYVRKGQTALERLAETSKIARRGLMVIEHLMKEKEVGGKRKKGWEDMANMVKRIRLPHDDPHLPHSRPHSHSHSHISLDQSSYSHSHSHTASPSDWNHTLDNPRGPPSPYVHFHPNSLPEAMPSYSHSRSQAQSQSRPHSHPHTTSHSHHSHHYPTPFSHPHPHSTPTWTQEDIDAFLSNLHECVPDVGRLFDGSLGSFGFPVEGDGVDSGFDVGVLDGGDGDAGFGSGGGPSDSGSGSKTISASASAAISGSSFGGAGRAPDVWRY; from the exons ATGGAAGAGACAAAGCTAGTAAAGATATCCCAGAGACCAACCAAGAG CTGCACAGAATGTATGCGCCGAAAGACCCGATGCTCCAAAGTCATTCCATGTGAGCCATGTTCAAAACGAGGCGTCGCCCATCTTTGCAGGCAGGAATCACAGTTTGGACCTCCtatcccttctccaaa TGCCGAGATTGATGCTCTCAAAGACGCCTTGGTTGGGGAAATCAACGATCTCAAGCGGAGAATATCCCAACTCGAAAAATTCGAGGGGAAACGACGTGAATATCCCTCGTTGGGAAATagtgaaagagaagaagaaggggacaCAGAAGCGGCTACCACACTTGAATTCATGGCTCTCGGTCTTGACCGTCGTCTCGAACTCCAAGACCAACCCAAAAAGGCCGATGCAGGACCAaccccttccccatcctcgtcctcgttCTCGTCCGCTAAACAGCCTGACGTCACCCCCGGACCATCACGTTCCCATCTCTTGAAAGAATCtcgtctccctctccccgaAAACATCTACAACGCACTTCTCCCTCAAGAAGTCGCCATCCCCGTTTTCAATTTTCATACGACCAACGTCTATTGGCAACATGCCTGTATCTACGCTAAAGACTTTGAAGCACAAGTGGAAGAGTTTTATAAACTCGCAAAGAATGGGGAATGTAATAAAGTGGATGAATCGTGGATCGCCTTGTTTTTTGTCTTGCAGGCGATCTCGGTACATCAGATGACAGATAAATATGCCGAGGCATGCAATCTTGGTAGTGTTG TCATTCGCCAACAATTCATCACGACCGTCATGGATGCCGCCATGACCGCTCTCCACCACGCCAGCTTCCTCTCCCGTCCATCCATGTTCACCTGTCAAgccatcgccatcctcGGCCTTTGCGGACACAACGTCTGCGACTCTGACCTCCTCTCTTCACTCTTAGCCATCGGTATCAAACACGCCCAAACTTTGGGTCTGCATACGCTCgcaaaaaggagaagagggatgagCACAGTGGatttggagatggggagAAGAGTGTGGTGGTCGCTTGCGATGGAGGATTGGTATGCGATCCCTTTTCGGGGAGTGTGGT CTATCCATATGGACCAGTTCGACACCCCCCTTCCGTCTAATTGTaaagatgaagatcttCAGAACGATGATTATTATACAAACAGGCCGTTATCAGTCGTCGCCATCTCCTC AAAATTACAATTCTCTGCACGTATcgcttccatcatccaaagcACATTCGACCGCCTCCGCCATACACCTTCTCACGA GACGGCCCCCCTCGCATCCATGGCCGCCAAAGAACTCACCGAGTTAATCTCCCAActcccttccccctccccttcccaacCTCCTTGGGCCAGAGATATGCGATACTACCTCCGCATCTCTTCTTACCACAAGATCATAATCATCTACCGTGCCTGTCTCTCTCGGCATAATGCGGGGTCACTTTCTGAGAGAAGGGCGATGCAGCGGCAGTGTGTTTTGGCTGCTGAGGCGATTATTGATGAGCTCCATTCCAGCTCCCCTTCAGGCTCCCCTTCCGAAGAACGAATAGAactccccctcctctgGACAGTCCCCTATCACGTCCTTGCCTCCTGCGTCGTCCTCTCCCTCGACATGATCGAGCGCCATGGTGAAAATCCCGAAATTGAGCGACAGAGGCTGATCTACGTGAGAAAGGGACAGACCGCACTAGAAAGACTGGCAGAGACTAGTAAGATTGCAAGGAGGGGTTTGATGGTGATTGAGcatttgatgaaggagaaagaagtggggggaaagaggaagaaggggtggGAGGATATGGCGAATATGGTTAAGAGGATTCGATT GCCACATGATGATCCGCACCTCCCTCACTCTCGTCCACATTCACACTCACATTCACACATTTCCTTGGACCAATCGTCATactcccattcccattcacATACCGCCTCTCCCTCTGACTGGAACCACACCCTCGACAATCCCCGAGGACCCCCATCGCCTTATGTACATTTTCACCCCAACTCTCTTCCTGAAGCTATGCCTTCTTACTCCCATTCCCGCTCGCAGGCTCAGTCACAATCTCGTCCCCATTCGCATCCTCACACCACATCCCACTCACACCACTCACATCATTACCCCACAcccttctcccatccccatccccactcCACCCCCACGTGGACTCAAGAAGACATCGACGCCTTTCTCTCCAACTTGCACGAATGCGTACCAGACGTGGGGAGGCTGTTTGATGGTTCTCTGGGATCGTTTGGGTTTCCGGTAGAGGGTGATGGGGTTGATTCTGGGTTTGATGTTGGAGTGTTGGATGGGGGTGATGGGGATGCAGGTTTTGGATCTGGGGGTGGACCGTCGGATTCTGGATCGGGTTCCAAAACAATTtccgcctctgcctctgctGCTATATCAGGCTCCAGCTTTGGAGGCGCTGGGCGGGCACCCGATGTATGGAGATATTAG
- a CDS encoding capsular associated protein — protein sequence MPLRFRVSLLTFTVALVVLLTYSYFYLSSHSEDDSYFEIVDGPGSRHPSSPLDKSHSPHRDLVQWWSPLASEGPLGVLKFSGDGLVRGWDGVYNKLKSGGLKRSERKKLQLAMERHPILELMERNHERWENLLASQSKTLPQAVTEYTRRYGRPPPKGFDQWWQFCKRNKVKIVDDYDQINRDIELYFALSPELFRKRVDLLKETPHTSQITLSPIRQSSLYGERAHSLRARLLFQLIEPIAQFLPGDITFSLSDHDLGSWLLGDDQKQAALDAIRNGRYLTEEELEVYEKREGRQAVKGLASACPPGSPGWQHGVARRDGLEIKELPKETTFIYDPGLTYDYCYTPELVDIHGALSWDSARESMLRPIFQLSKFARNPEFLTTPLEAYENFTSPAAQKKYAPWDEKTIDKLFWRGSSTGDFYSKRLSSPTWRQSHRPRLALKTQATEVEEEVWVQRGKMWEKETWSVARLNKAYMDVGLTGGPHQCKKEDGTCDEMEQEIIFKDRVAPEDSAKYKYVFDIDGNGWSSRFHRLIMSGSVVLKATIYPEWVSEWLTPWVHYIPCKVDYSDLYDIMSFFAGPPDGHAGGHDNLAKMIADQARQFGEDHWRWEDMQAYMFRLLLEYSRLLADDRNEWSYQKIYT from the exons ATGCCCCTCCGCTTCAGGGTATCCCTCCTGACCTTCACAGTCGCcctcgtcgtcctcctcaCCTATTCCTACTTCTATCTCTCTTCGCACTCGGAGGACGACTCGTATTTTGAAATCGTCGATGGACCAGGAAGCCGGCATCCATCATCGCCGTTGGACAAATCACATTCACCTCATAGAGATCTAGTGCAGTGGTGGTCCCCTTTGGCCAGTGAAGGACCGTTGGGAGTGTTGAAATTCTCAGGAGACGGACTTGTCCGCGGATGGGATGGTGTTTACAACAAACTAAAATCAGGCGGTCTGAAAAGAAgcgaaagaaagaagctcCAGCTCGCAATGGAGAGACATCCCATACTAGAGTTAATGGAGAGGAATCATGAGCGCTGGGAGAATCTTCTCGCCAG CCAATCCAAGACACTTCCCCAAGCCGTCACTGAATACACTCGAAGATATGGGCGCCCGCCTCCTAAAGGGTTCGACCAATGGTGGCAATTTTGCAAGCGTAACAAGGTCAAAATTGTTGATGAC TACGACCAAATCAACCGCGACATCGAATTATACTTTGCTCTCTCACCAGAGCTGTTCAGAAAACGCGTCGATCTTCTCAAAGAAACTCCTCACACTTC TCAAATTACCCTCTCTCCTATTAGGCAATCCTCTCTCTATGGTGAACGTGCTCACTCTCTTCGAGCCCGCCTCCTCTTTCAGCTTATCGAACCGATTGCCCAATTTCTTCCTGGAGATATaaccttttccctttccgaTCATGATCTTGGCTCTTGGCTTCTGGGCGACGACCAAAAGCAGGCCGCGCTCGATGCGATCCGCAATGGAAGGTACttgacagaagaagaattagAGGTCTATGAGAAGCGTGAGGGTCGACAAGCTGTCAAAGGTCTTGCATCTGCTTGTCCTCCCGGTAGTCCCGGCTGGCAGCATGGTGTGGCCCGACGAGACGGTCTCGAAATTAAAGAACTTCCTAAAGAGACTACTTTCATCTACGATCCAGGCCTCACTTATGACTACTGTTATACACCCGAACTTGTCGATATTCACGGTGCTCTCTCATGGGACTCCGCCCGGGAGTCTATGCTCCGACCTATTTTCCAACTTTCCAAGTTCGCTCGAAATCCTGAATTCCTCACTACTCCTCTTGAGGCGTACGAGAATTTCACTTCTCCTGCAGCTCAGAAGAAGTACGCGCCTTGGGATGAGAAGACAATTGACAAACTCTTCTGGCGAGGCAGCTCCACCGGCGATTTTTACTCAAAACGACTTAGTAGTCCGACTTGGCGCCAATCTCATCGCCCTCGGTTGGCTCTCAAGACCCAAGCTACTgaagttgaggaggaagtatGGGTTCAACGAGGAAAAAtgtgggaaaaggaaacaTGGAGTGTCGCGAGATTGAACAAAGCCTACATGGATGTCGGTTTGACTGGTGGGCCGCACCAAtgcaaaaaagaagacggcACGTGTGATGAGATGGAGCAGGAAATCATTTTTAAGGACCGAGTGGCACCCGAAGACTCTGCGAAGTACAAGT ATGTCTTTGACATTGACGGTAACGGCTGGTCGTCTCGATTTCACCGCCTTATCATGTCTGGAAGTGTTGTCCTGAAGGCCACTATCTATCCCGAGTGGGTCTCCGAGTGGCTTACCCCTTGGGTTCATTATATC CCTTGCAAAGTTGACTACTCTGACTTATACGACATTATGTCCTTCTTTGCCGGTCCTCCCGACGGCCATGCAGGTGGCCACGACAATCTCGCCAAGATGATTGCCGACCAGGCAAGGCAATTCGGTGAGGACCAttggagatgggaagataTGCAGGCATACATGTTTAGACTGCTGCTTGA ATACTCACGGTTACTGGCCGATGACCGGAACGAATGGAGCTATCAGAAGATCTACACATAG
- a CDS encoding cytosine deaminase, putative: MKLLSLLLATTVLAYQVEIHPEYQQGLAINDVPAERRLHWMRVANEAVYADGHPCPQAPFGTAIVNTTSDELVCVTSNKVGITGNPAMHGEISAITYCTEVLTAKGWTSQEILAGWKDFSLYTNGEPCPMCASAIRWAGFKEVIYGTSIRTIAENGRNQIYIPSSMVWEKSYSLGHATLMLGNVLTNETDAFFQHQFNESAPCPTGCYRQAFPGRRIKGCLPVDNWEQVVAKAGKGLAVKQSKVQEIRHDEL, from the exons ATGAAactcctttccctcctccttgcgACAACTGTGCTCGCCTATCAAGTTGAGATTCACCCCGAGTACCAGCAAGGTCTCGCGATCAACGATGTACCCGCTGAACGCCGATTGCATTGGATGAGAGTTGCCAACGAAGCTGTTTATGCGGATGGACATCCATGCCCGCAAGCACCATTTGGGACTGCTATCGTCAATACCACGTCGGACGAATTGGTGTGTGTTACTTCGAACAAGGTCGGGATAACGGGAA ACCCAGCAATGCATGGAGAAATTTCTGCGATTACATACTGTACTGAAGTGTTGACGGCTAAGGGCTGGACGTCCCAAGAGATTTTGGCAGGGTGGAAAGATTTCAGTCTCTATACCAATGGAGAGCC CTGTCCGATGTGCGCATCTGCTATTCGATGGGCTGGTTTCAAGGAGGTCATCTATGGTACAAGTATCCGTACCATTGCTGAAA ACGGTAGAAACCAAATTTacattccttcttcaatggTCTGGGAAAAAAGTTATTCTCTTGGACATGCCACTTTAAT GCTTGGGAATGTCTTGACCAATGAAACGGACGCCTTTTTCCAGCACCAATTCAACGAGAGCGCACCCTGTC CTACCGGATGCTACCGACAGGCGTTTCCAGGCAGGAGGATCAAAGGGTGCTTACCCGTGGACAACTGGGAACAGGTCGTGGCCAAGGCTGGAAAAGGTTTGGCCGTCAAGCAAAGCAAGGTGCAAGAGATTCGACATGATGAATTGTAG
- a CDS encoding sexual development regulator — MLSTCDSSSQSIRRSLQDDLLDFQETFAKALGKREVHDLESVVQKGNKLVTAIKWSSSRDLLDKNTASLAYAVASSVKLIGSSALELEGGREDAIGEAMLRIESLLLDEGQSRKRQQRNHVPRLKRYCRGSSSESSIAWPKSTFDNSPKPSEPPIDHTVVRLWFLDNLAYPYPTAQQKDFLAKTAGIQRSQVDSDLTNYRRRAGWTDIMNVWCGGDRNAMKKLMNRVEKGKEQRKKILDAVQGCRDYLTMKENNKVGDWIKEITQNSAFKYRFTGSLPDISAASPCSSIRPCTPRSFSGSSATSSTSSCSEVSEASAIITIPRKRRYTGDESISPFKRVQGQTVEVSGSYEPWSFADLQPMPPSPGAAQEDIDNEFVAPTTYFISATSLSLSSPAEPLTKPRLAC; from the exons ATGCTTTCGACCTGTGATAGCTCTTCCCAATCTATCCGAAGGTCTCTTCAGGACGATCTTCTGGATTTTCAAGAGACATTTGCCAAAGCCCTAGGAAAAAGAGAGGTTCATGACCTCGAGAGCGTCGTCCAAAAAGGGAACAAGTTGGTAACGGCCATTAAGTGGAGCTCTTCCCGCGATTTACTGGACAAAAATACCGCGAGCTTGGCGTACGCTGTGGCCAGCAGTGTAAAGCTCATTGGTTCTTCGGCCTTAGAACTTGAAGGGGGTCGGGAAGACGCGATCGGAGAAGCAATGCTTAGAATAGAGTCACTTTTGCTagatgaag GGCAAAGTCGAAAACGTCAACAGAGGAACCACGTGCCACGGCTGAAACGATATTGCCGcggctcctcttccgagTCAAGCATTGCGTGGCCCAAATCCACTTTCGACAACTCACCAAAGCCCTCAGAGCCCCCAATAGACCATACTGTCGTCCGTCTCTGGTTTCTTGATAACCTCGCTTATCCCTATCCAACCGCACAACAGAAAGACTTTCTTGCCAAAACTGCTGGCATCCAGCGCAGCCAAGTCGATTCTGATCTGACTAATTATCGCCGCCGGGCTGGATGGACTGACATCATGAACGTGTGGTGTGGTGGTGATCGCAACgcgatgaagaagttgatGAACAGGGTGGAGAAAGGTAAggagcagaggaagaagattttgGATGCCGTGCAAGGGTGTAGGGATTatttgacgatgaaggagaaCAATAAGGTTGGTGACTGGATCAAAGAG ATCACCCAGAACTCCGCCTTCAAATACCGTTTCACTGGATCTCTCCCCGACATATCAGCCGCCTCTCCATGCTCTAGCATTCGACCCTGCACTCCCCGTTCCTTCTCCGGTAGTAGTGCCACCTCTAGCACATCTTCTTGCTCCGAAGTCTCCGAGGCTTCTGCCATCATCACTATTCCTAGAAAGAGGCGTTACACCGGCGACGAGTCCATTTCTCCCTTCAAACGTGTTCAAGGTCAGACTGTTGAGGTCTCTGGTTCATACGAACCTTGGTCCTTCGCCGACCTGCAGCCTatgcctccttctcccggTGCCGCCCAAGAGGACATCGATAACGAGTTTGTCGCCCCCACCACTTACTTTATCAGTGCAACTTCTCTCTCATTATCTTCACCTGCCGAACCTCTTACCAAGCCGCGCCTAGCGTGTTAA